A genomic segment from Streptomyces sp. NBC_01233 encodes:
- a CDS encoding ATP-grasp domain-containing protein, giving the protein MAHLLVVESWVGSMSRLLPRAIREGGHEFTFVTRDLHHYLRGAGSDGPHPLLAARNIITADTNDIDELLPHLERLHAVLAFDGVVSSCDYYLPAVARIAERLGLPGSAAEAVEAACRKDLTRRVLAEAGVPGPRFALCADAVQAAAAAREIGYPLVVKPVDLCAGMLVREVRDERELELACRALAEFPVNARGQERMPVVLLEELLTGPEVSVETVSFGGVTGVVGVTDKSIGGAPAFIETGHMFPAAVAQVSEREAVDTAVAAIKGLGLDHVVCHTEIKLTPEGAKLVEVNPRPAGNRITELVRHVTGIDLAAACVDVALGQTPDLTPRPTGVQSAAIAFLLPDATGTLTGIQGADEVRAQSEVLELTLAEPGRSVRAATSNNEYLGHIMTADTRGSGAREAAERLLAHLHPTYEECSAELPSAVPA; this is encoded by the coding sequence TTGGCGCATCTGCTGGTTGTCGAGAGCTGGGTGGGGTCGATGAGCAGGCTGCTGCCCAGGGCGATCCGTGAAGGCGGGCACGAGTTCACCTTCGTCACCCGCGACCTGCACCACTACCTTCGCGGCGCCGGATCCGACGGCCCGCACCCCCTGCTCGCGGCGCGCAACATCATCACCGCGGACACCAACGACATCGACGAGCTGCTGCCCCACCTGGAACGGCTGCACGCGGTGCTCGCCTTCGATGGGGTTGTCTCCTCGTGCGACTACTACCTGCCGGCCGTGGCCCGGATCGCCGAGCGGCTGGGCCTGCCCGGCTCGGCCGCCGAAGCCGTCGAGGCAGCCTGCCGCAAGGACCTGACCCGCCGGGTGCTGGCCGAGGCCGGCGTGCCAGGCCCCCGCTTCGCGCTCTGCGCGGACGCCGTGCAGGCCGCGGCCGCCGCCCGGGAGATCGGCTATCCGCTGGTGGTCAAGCCCGTGGACCTGTGCGCCGGGATGCTGGTCCGCGAGGTCCGAGACGAGCGGGAGCTGGAGCTCGCCTGTCGGGCGCTCGCCGAGTTCCCGGTGAACGCGCGCGGCCAGGAACGGATGCCCGTCGTGCTCCTCGAAGAGCTGCTCACCGGCCCCGAAGTCAGTGTCGAGACCGTCTCCTTCGGCGGTGTCACGGGCGTGGTCGGAGTCACGGACAAGAGCATCGGCGGTGCGCCAGCCTTCATCGAGACCGGCCACATGTTCCCGGCCGCGGTCGCGCAGGTCTCGGAGCGGGAGGCCGTCGACACGGCCGTGGCCGCGATCAAGGGCCTCGGTCTGGACCACGTCGTGTGCCACACCGAGATCAAACTGACCCCCGAGGGGGCCAAGCTGGTTGAGGTCAACCCCCGCCCCGCGGGCAACCGGATCACCGAGCTGGTCCGCCACGTCACGGGCATCGATCTGGCCGCAGCCTGCGTGGACGTCGCCCTCGGTCAGACGCCGGATCTCACGCCGCGCCCGACCGGCGTGCAGAGCGCCGCGATTGCCTTTCTGCTCCCCGACGCCACCGGCACCCTCACCGGGATCCAGGGCGCAGACGAGGTTCGGGCTCAGTCCGAAGTGCTGGAGCTCACCCTGGCCGAGCCGGGTCGTTCCGTACGTGCTGCGACCAGCAACAACGAGTACCTCGGCCACATCATGACCGCCGACACGCGGGGCAGCGGGGCCCGGGAGGCCGCCGAGCGGCTCCTGGCGCACCTGCACCCCACCTACGAAGAGTGTTCGGCCGAGCTGCCCTCGGCGGTGCCCGCATGA
- a CDS encoding Rossmann-like domain-containing protein, which produces MTAPTLHEPAVRTLDQLIAHVRAGGYGPDPAQERIALAFTTAQAVRHAGRSSGYRNEVLSLRLHAAVGSCAVEPGALPAAALDDCVGASVAELLDHRLLAVRIAALDAYLAHVRPHTPDHGARPYALPAGGSLQRSQARARAVVDLLPATRPRRVLVIGVVNSLLEQLRERGLGYVPCDLKGGATEWGEPVLTDALAELEDCDAILASGMTLGNGTFQPLLEHAVATDKPLVMFAQTGSAILPRFLGAGVSAISAEPYPFFWLDGGPGVIHRYGGTR; this is translated from the coding sequence ATGACCGCACCCACCCTCCACGAGCCCGCCGTACGCACCCTCGACCAGCTCATTGCGCACGTCCGCGCCGGTGGCTACGGTCCCGACCCCGCCCAGGAACGCATCGCGCTCGCCTTCACCACCGCTCAGGCAGTCCGCCATGCGGGGCGCAGCAGTGGTTACCGCAACGAGGTCCTCAGCCTGCGCCTGCACGCGGCGGTCGGATCCTGCGCCGTGGAACCGGGGGCACTGCCCGCGGCGGCACTCGACGACTGTGTCGGGGCCTCGGTGGCCGAGCTCCTCGACCACCGCCTGCTTGCCGTACGGATCGCCGCGCTCGACGCCTACCTCGCCCACGTGCGCCCCCACACTCCCGACCACGGCGCCCGCCCATACGCCCTCCCCGCCGGCGGCTCCCTCCAACGGTCCCAGGCCAGGGCCCGCGCCGTCGTCGATCTGCTGCCCGCGACCCGCCCGCGCCGTGTCCTCGTCATCGGCGTGGTCAACTCCCTGCTGGAGCAGTTGCGCGAGCGCGGCCTGGGCTACGTGCCCTGCGACCTCAAGGGCGGCGCCACCGAATGGGGCGAGCCCGTCCTGACCGATGCTCTCGCGGAACTCGAGGACTGCGACGCGATCCTCGCCTCGGGCATGACCCTGGGGAACGGCACCTTTCAGCCGCTGCTCGAGCATGCCGTGGCCACCGACAAGCCCCTGGTCATGTTCGCCCAGACCGGCAGCGCGATCCTGCCGAGGTTCCTCGGGGCCGGGGTAAGTGCCATTTCCGCCGAGCCGTACCCCTTTTTCTGGCTCGACGGCGGTCCCGGAGTCATCCACCGCTACGGAGGCACCCGGTGA
- a CDS encoding PLP-dependent cysteine synthase family protein, whose translation MTTAPPLHRPPTRSANPELLTLIGRTPLARIRTELPYAHPGFWAKLECLGAGGMKARSAVSMLRGARQRGELRPGATVVESTSGTLGIGLALAGQALGHPVVLVGDRELEPSMRQLLRTYGAQLELVERPAAEGGWQAARIARLHEVLASTPNAYWPDQYNNPDNAAGYLSMAAELCEQIEHLDVLVCSVGTGGHSAGLIGPLRRRWPRLKVIGVDSIGSAIFGQPARPRLMRGLGSSIHPRNVSHHAFDEVHWVGPAEAVDACRRLARTSFVSGGWSTGAVALVSAWAARVETGAVVATVFPDGPHRYLGTVYDDDYCHAHGLDRAELAVRPVEIPHPHAVEAIGWTRCRTVVDPLAASRPLLPAPAREGAA comes from the coding sequence GTGACCACCGCACCCCCGTTGCACCGCCCGCCGACCCGCAGCGCGAACCCTGAACTGCTGACGCTGATCGGCCGCACCCCGCTCGCCCGGATCCGCACGGAACTGCCCTACGCACACCCCGGCTTCTGGGCCAAGCTCGAATGCCTGGGCGCCGGCGGAATGAAGGCCCGGTCCGCCGTGTCCATGCTGCGCGGCGCCCGACAGCGCGGCGAACTCCGCCCGGGCGCCACCGTGGTCGAATCCACCTCCGGGACCCTGGGCATCGGGCTGGCCCTCGCCGGGCAGGCGCTCGGACACCCGGTCGTGCTGGTCGGCGACCGCGAACTCGAACCGTCCATGCGGCAGCTGCTGCGGACGTACGGCGCGCAGCTGGAACTGGTGGAGCGGCCCGCGGCAGAAGGCGGCTGGCAGGCCGCCCGGATCGCACGGCTGCACGAGGTCCTGGCCTCGACACCGAACGCCTACTGGCCCGACCAGTACAACAACCCCGACAACGCCGCCGGATACCTCTCCATGGCGGCCGAACTCTGTGAGCAGATCGAGCACCTGGACGTGCTGGTGTGCAGCGTCGGCACCGGCGGACACAGCGCCGGCCTCATCGGCCCGCTGCGCCGCCGCTGGCCGCGGCTGAAGGTGATCGGCGTCGACTCCATCGGCTCCGCCATCTTCGGCCAGCCCGCCCGGCCCCGCTTGATGCGCGGGCTCGGCAGCAGCATCCACCCGCGCAACGTCTCCCACCACGCCTTCGACGAGGTCCACTGGGTGGGCCCCGCCGAAGCCGTCGACGCCTGCCGCAGGCTCGCCCGTACCAGTTTCGTCAGCGGCGGCTGGAGCACCGGCGCCGTCGCCCTGGTCTCCGCATGGGCCGCCCGCGTCGAGACGGGAGCGGTCGTCGCGACGGTCTTCCCCGACGGACCGCACCGCTACCTCGGCACCGTTTATGACGACGACTACTGCCACGCGCACGGCCTCGACCGAGCCGAACTCGCCGTCCGTCCCGTGGAGATTCCACACCCGCACGCGGTCGAGGCCATCGGCTGGACCCGCTGCCGCACCGTCGTCGACCCGCTCGCGGCGAGCCGTCCGCTCCTGCCCGCACCGGCCCGGGAAGGTGCCGCATGA
- a CDS encoding dipeptide epimerase codes for MRLTWHTTELELAEPLRISRSVMVRRDAVWISIEHGGLTGWGEVVSSDYLGLPTPRIVRHLTMVRAGIERLPDPETAWDEHVTESLPGLSELPAGVLAGVEAALLDLVGKRAGRPAHQMLGAHTAPAVQTARTIGIVAPVQAAAQAARLALAGFTVLKIKAGSPDPAEDLARVRAVQVGAPAVSLLLDPNGAWTERQAIDLLPRFAELGITAVEQPIAPGSPDSLARVAKESPVPVIADEDAVSYEDAVALAGLVHGVNVKLAKCGGVRAALRIHDALRGSGTDLMLGCLTASSLGIAPAVHLADRARWVDLDGHLLLADDPWTGIDGADGTVRAADRAGLGVRRTHMAVVR; via the coding sequence ATGAGACTGACATGGCACACCACGGAGCTGGAACTGGCCGAGCCGCTGCGCATCTCCCGCTCCGTGATGGTCCGCCGCGACGCCGTCTGGATCTCGATCGAGCACGGCGGGCTGACCGGATGGGGCGAGGTGGTCAGCAGCGACTACCTCGGCCTGCCCACCCCCCGCATCGTCCGGCACCTCACCATGGTGCGAGCCGGCATCGAGCGTCTGCCGGACCCCGAGACCGCGTGGGACGAACACGTCACCGAATCGCTACCCGGCTTGTCGGAGCTGCCGGCAGGTGTGCTCGCCGGGGTGGAGGCGGCTCTGCTCGACCTGGTCGGCAAACGGGCCGGCCGCCCCGCCCACCAGATGCTGGGCGCACACACCGCGCCGGCCGTGCAGACCGCCCGTACGATCGGCATCGTCGCGCCCGTACAGGCGGCCGCACAGGCCGCCCGCCTCGCCCTCGCCGGCTTCACCGTGCTCAAGATCAAGGCCGGATCGCCCGATCCGGCGGAGGACCTCGCCCGGGTGCGCGCGGTACAGGTCGGAGCCCCAGCGGTAAGCCTGCTCCTCGACCCCAACGGAGCATGGACCGAGCGCCAGGCAATCGACCTGCTGCCGCGCTTCGCCGAACTCGGCATCACCGCTGTTGAACAGCCCATCGCGCCGGGCAGCCCCGACTCCCTCGCCCGCGTGGCGAAGGAATCCCCGGTCCCCGTCATCGCCGACGAAGACGCCGTCTCCTACGAGGACGCCGTCGCGCTCGCCGGACTGGTCCACGGAGTCAACGTCAAACTCGCCAAATGCGGCGGGGTCCGCGCCGCCCTGCGCATCCACGACGCCCTGCGCGGCAGCGGCACCGACCTCATGCTCGGCTGCCTCACCGCCAGCTCGCTTGGCATCGCCCCGGCCGTCCACCTCGCCGACCGGGCCCGCTGGGTCGACCTCGACGGGCACCTGCTGCTCGCCGACGACCCCTGGACGGGCATCGACGGCGCCGACGGCACCGTACGGGCCGCCGACCGAGCAGGCCTCGGAGTCAGGCGCACCCACATGGCGGTCGTGCGGTGA
- a CDS encoding MFS transporter, translating to MKIVSSMRGFPLAVRLLLVNQLGVNTGFYLLIPYLATHLTDDLGLSAAVVGIVLGLRNLSQQGLFLIGGSAADRLGARGVIIGGCALRTLGFGLFALGDSLPLLLAASILSGLAGALFNPAVRTYVAQEAGARKAEAFALFNVFATTGALLGPLLGTLLLLVDFRAAAVTAAGVFAVLTLAQLLVLPAHKVPAPDTGVLGDWREVAGNRRFLVFSCAMVGMYGLENQLYLLLPRAATEASGWSGSVGLLFLAGTVANLLFQLRITRALKARGSSGRWIATGLGVMGLGFLPPMLVAGSATAHALHLLPVLAGSLLLHLGVMVAQPFVMELIPAFGRANLTGTFYGLFYAVSGVAAAAGSAAIGWSMDTAGDTGLTWLPYGCCLALGLVSAAAVAHLQRQGVLPLGQAPHPTAPASADRPRSEIR from the coding sequence GTGAAGATCGTCAGCTCGATGCGGGGCTTCCCGCTCGCCGTACGCCTCCTCCTGGTCAACCAGCTCGGCGTCAACACCGGCTTCTACCTGCTCATCCCGTATCTCGCCACCCACCTCACCGACGATCTGGGGCTGTCGGCCGCTGTCGTCGGTATCGTCCTCGGCCTGCGTAACCTCAGCCAGCAGGGCCTTTTCCTGATCGGCGGTTCCGCCGCCGACCGGCTCGGCGCCCGCGGCGTGATCATCGGGGGCTGCGCCCTGCGTACGCTGGGATTCGGCCTGTTCGCCCTCGGCGACAGCCTGCCGCTGCTGCTCGCCGCGTCCATACTCAGCGGGCTCGCGGGGGCTCTCTTCAACCCCGCCGTACGGACCTACGTCGCCCAGGAGGCGGGGGCGCGCAAGGCCGAGGCGTTCGCGCTCTTCAATGTCTTCGCCACCACCGGGGCGCTGCTCGGCCCGCTGCTCGGCACCCTGCTGCTGCTCGTGGACTTCCGGGCCGCCGCCGTCACGGCGGCCGGTGTGTTCGCCGTCCTCACCCTTGCGCAGCTGCTGGTCCTGCCCGCCCACAAGGTCCCGGCCCCCGACACCGGGGTGCTCGGCGACTGGCGGGAAGTCGCGGGCAACCGCCGCTTCCTGGTGTTCTCCTGCGCCATGGTCGGCATGTACGGCCTGGAGAACCAGCTCTATCTGCTGTTGCCCCGAGCGGCCACCGAAGCCTCCGGTTGGAGCGGCTCGGTCGGCCTGCTGTTCCTCGCCGGGACCGTCGCCAACCTGCTGTTCCAGCTGCGCATCACCCGCGCCCTGAAAGCCCGGGGGAGCAGCGGCCGCTGGATAGCCACCGGCCTGGGCGTCATGGGCCTCGGATTCCTGCCCCCGATGCTCGTGGCGGGCTCCGCCACCGCCCACGCCCTGCACCTCCTGCCGGTGCTCGCCGGGTCCCTGCTGCTGCACCTCGGTGTGATGGTCGCGCAGCCCTTCGTGATGGAGCTGATACCGGCCTTCGGGCGCGCGAACCTGACCGGGACGTTCTACGGCCTCTTCTACGCGGTCTCCGGGGTCGCGGCCGCGGCTGGCAGCGCGGCCATCGGCTGGTCCATGGACACCGCCGGCGACACCGGCCTGACCTGGCTGCCCTACGGCTGCTGCCTCGCCCTCGGCCTGGTCTCGGCAGCGGCCGTCGCACACCTCCAGCGCCAAGGAGTGCTGCCCCTGGGGCAGGCACCTCATCCGACGGCCCCGGCCTCCGCCGACCGGCCCCGAAGCGAGATCCGATGA
- a CDS encoding class I SAM-dependent methyltransferase, which yields MTETTSGNLLTDHPELYEERFPDPERLAARWTENVLALHGAGPRVLDIGCGTGRDAAWLHRAGREVTGIDTSEAMLAHAATHHPGPGYHPADMRDFDLGATFDAIVCLDSALLYCHTNEDLASFLARCRAHLTPGGLLVAEMRNGAFFLGNTELLEGPRTASFAWRGTTYTSHTTLWIDHGAQLLRRRRIWTADDGCPQEEQRSAWRLLFPQELRHFLTAAGFEVLALHDGPGPRTEPPWSEGEAPHGTTSSDRLHLIARLKPHLSNGDVPA from the coding sequence ATGACAGAGACGACCAGCGGCAACCTGCTCACCGACCACCCCGAGCTCTACGAAGAGCGATTCCCCGACCCCGAACGGCTCGCCGCCCGCTGGACCGAGAACGTACTGGCCCTCCACGGCGCCGGACCCCGAGTCCTCGACATCGGCTGCGGCACCGGGCGTGACGCCGCCTGGCTGCACCGGGCCGGCCGCGAAGTCACCGGCATCGACACCTCCGAGGCCATGCTGGCCCACGCGGCCACGCACCATCCGGGCCCCGGCTACCACCCGGCCGACATGCGCGACTTCGACCTCGGAGCGACGTTCGACGCGATCGTCTGCCTGGACAGCGCCCTGCTCTACTGCCACACCAACGAGGACCTCGCCTCCTTCCTGGCCCGCTGCCGCGCCCACCTCACCCCCGGGGGACTGCTCGTCGCCGAAATGCGCAACGGCGCCTTCTTCCTCGGCAACACCGAACTCCTCGAAGGCCCGCGCACCGCCTCCTTCGCCTGGCGCGGCACCACGTACACCTCCCACACCACCCTGTGGATCGATCACGGCGCGCAACTCCTGCGCCGCCGGAGAATCTGGACCGCCGACGACGGCTGCCCACAGGAGGAGCAGCGCTCCGCCTGGAGGCTCCTCTTCCCGCAGGAACTCCGGCACTTCCTCACCGCCGCCGGGTTCGAGGTCCTCGCGCTGCACGACGGACCCGGCCCCCGCACCGAACCGCCGTGGAGCGAAGGCGAGGCCCCGCACGGGACCACGAGTTCCGACCGCCTCCACCTCATCGCCCGGCTCAAGCCCCACCTCAGCAACGGAGACGTCCCCGCATGA
- a CDS encoding ABC transporter substrate-binding protein: protein MNDARSSLARRGFLIATGATALAFTAACGTGATTPDAKNAAEGAPKQGGRLRAAFAGGGAGETLDPHAANLFVDAARAKALFDKLADFGADLAAVPRLAERWEPNDALDTWRITVRKAAFHDGRPVTAEDVLHSYRRIADPKGTFRAKASLEPIDLDASRAVDASTVEFKLKRPYAEFPNVLAAFGAYIVPKDATAFDKPVGSGPFSFVSFKPGSSLVVKRNDAYWEGAPHLDELEFVIASEESARVSALLGGQVEYAHELNPATARTHEGKGRIDIVRLPGSAMQGFVMKTDRPPFNDPRVRQAFFLIADRKELVDGALSGAGEIGNDLFGKGYQYYPSSLPQRTQDLEKARALLKEAGAEGLKVTLDTAPAATGFVEAAGIFKEQAAKAGVTVEVKVGNKDTYWKDILDNGTFASYRSGAMPIESHISQRLLTGSTTNATKWQQKDFDDLYQQAQSTSDVTQRGALYERMQRRLYDEGGFLIWGFADWIVATAPKVCGVSKTAPANTLDWARFDKIWLA, encoded by the coding sequence ATGAACGACGCCCGCTCCAGCCTCGCCCGCAGAGGCTTCCTCATCGCCACGGGCGCCACCGCCCTCGCCTTCACCGCGGCCTGCGGCACCGGTGCCACCACCCCGGATGCCAAGAACGCCGCCGAGGGAGCTCCCAAGCAGGGCGGCCGGCTGCGCGCCGCGTTCGCCGGCGGTGGCGCGGGCGAGACCCTCGACCCGCACGCCGCCAACCTGTTCGTGGACGCCGCCCGCGCGAAGGCGCTCTTCGACAAGCTCGCCGACTTCGGGGCCGACCTCGCTGCCGTCCCCAGGCTCGCCGAGCGCTGGGAGCCCAACGACGCCCTCGACACGTGGCGCATCACCGTGCGCAAGGCCGCCTTCCACGACGGCCGCCCGGTCACCGCCGAGGACGTCCTCCACAGCTACCGCCGCATCGCCGATCCCAAGGGGACCTTCCGGGCCAAGGCATCCCTGGAGCCTATCGACCTCGACGCGAGCCGGGCGGTGGACGCCTCCACCGTCGAGTTCAAGCTCAAGCGCCCGTACGCCGAATTCCCCAACGTCCTAGCGGCCTTCGGCGCGTACATCGTGCCCAAGGACGCCACCGCCTTCGACAAGCCCGTCGGCTCCGGACCGTTCAGCTTCGTCTCCTTCAAGCCGGGCAGCTCCCTGGTCGTCAAGCGCAACGACGCCTACTGGGAGGGCGCCCCACACCTCGACGAGCTCGAATTCGTCATCGCTTCCGAGGAGTCGGCCCGCGTCAGCGCCCTGCTCGGCGGCCAGGTCGAGTACGCCCACGAACTGAACCCGGCCACCGCCCGCACCCACGAGGGCAAGGGCAGGATCGACATCGTCCGCCTCCCGGGCAGCGCGATGCAGGGCTTCGTCATGAAGACCGACCGCCCGCCCTTCAACGACCCCCGGGTCCGCCAGGCCTTCTTCCTCATCGCCGACCGCAAGGAACTCGTCGACGGCGCCCTCTCCGGCGCCGGAGAGATCGGCAACGACCTCTTCGGCAAGGGCTACCAGTACTACCCGAGCAGCCTGCCGCAGCGCACTCAAGACCTCGAAAAGGCCCGTGCGCTCCTCAAGGAGGCCGGGGCCGAGGGCCTCAAGGTCACCCTCGACACCGCCCCCGCCGCCACCGGATTCGTGGAGGCGGCAGGCATCTTCAAGGAGCAGGCCGCCAAGGCCGGCGTCACCGTCGAGGTCAAGGTCGGCAACAAGGACACTTACTGGAAGGACATCCTCGACAACGGCACCTTCGCCTCCTACCGGTCCGGCGCCATGCCCATCGAGTCCCACATCTCCCAGAGGCTGCTGACCGGCTCCACCACGAACGCCACCAAGTGGCAGCAGAAGGACTTCGACGACCTGTACCAGCAGGCCCAGTCCACCTCCGATGTCACGCAGCGCGGTGCTCTGTACGAGCGTATGCAGCGCCGCCTGTACGACGAGGGCGGGTTCCTGATCTGGGGCTTCGCCGACTGGATCGTGGCCACGGCGCCGAAGGTCTGCGGAGTGTCCAAGACCGCCCCCGCCAACACCCTGGACTGGGCCCGCTTCGACAAGATCTGGCTCGCGTGA
- a CDS encoding ABC transporter permease gives MARVTPHLSWIGRRLLLGLGQTAAVVLFIFALTEALPGDAAVALAGDQPDPARIDRIRETMGLDRPAAARLTDWVVSLLHGDLGTSLISGRPVTGYLTAGLGPTLLLATATLTLLTPLSVGLGVLAARREGGPLDRTVSALTLAVHAVPEFAVGVLLATLFGLWLGWLPPTAVGADPFTQPAVLILPVVVLLSRPVCTISRLVRAGMIEAMASPYVAQARRYGVSGTRITWTHALPNAIAPATQQLARTCDWLLSGVIVVEALFVIPGLGTVLIEAVAARDIPVVQGMAVVFGIVTVLVNLAADLAARRFAPRSEVAA, from the coding sequence CTGGCTCGCGTGACACCTCACCTGTCATGGATCGGCCGCCGCCTGCTCCTCGGCCTGGGGCAGACGGCGGCCGTCGTCCTGTTCATCTTCGCCCTCACCGAGGCGCTCCCTGGGGACGCCGCCGTCGCCCTCGCCGGAGACCAGCCCGACCCCGCCCGCATCGACCGCATCCGCGAGACGATGGGCCTGGACCGCCCGGCCGCCGCACGCCTCACCGACTGGGTCGTCAGCCTCCTGCACGGCGACCTCGGCACCTCCCTGATCAGCGGACGGCCCGTCACCGGCTACCTGACCGCCGGACTCGGCCCCACCCTCCTCCTCGCCACAGCCACCCTCACCCTGCTCACCCCGCTCTCCGTCGGGCTCGGCGTCCTGGCCGCCCGCCGCGAGGGCGGCCCGCTCGACCGGACCGTCAGCGCCCTGACCCTCGCCGTGCACGCCGTGCCCGAATTCGCCGTCGGGGTCCTGCTCGCCACGCTCTTCGGACTGTGGCTGGGCTGGCTGCCGCCCACCGCCGTCGGCGCCGACCCCTTCACGCAGCCAGCCGTCCTGATCCTGCCCGTCGTCGTCCTGCTGTCGCGGCCCGTGTGCACCATCAGCCGACTGGTGCGCGCCGGGATGATCGAGGCGATGGCCTCACCGTACGTCGCCCAGGCCCGCCGCTACGGGGTCTCAGGCACCCGAATCACCTGGACACACGCCCTGCCCAACGCGATCGCCCCTGCCACCCAGCAACTGGCCCGTACCTGCGACTGGCTCCTCAGCGGAGTGATCGTCGTGGAGGCACTCTTCGTGATCCCGGGCCTCGGCACCGTACTCATCGAGGCCGTCGCCGCCCGCGACATCCCGGTCGTCCAGGGCATGGCCGTGGTCTTCGGCATCGTCA